The segment TGCTGGCGGGCCTGTGCCTGCTGGTGCCGATCGTGGTGGTGCTGTGGGTGCCGTCCTACAGCAAGACCTCCCCCGAGTTCGGCGGCCTGCCGTTCTTCTACTGGTACCAGCTGATGTGGGTGCCGGTGTCGGCGCTGTTCACCGGTGCCGCGTACCTGCTGATCCGGCGCGACGAGGCGGCCCGCAAGGCCGCCTCCGCCGGCTCCGGACCGGCCCTGCCCGCCCGGCCGTCGGACGGGGGGCTGTCGTGAAGCACGTGGACTGGACCGCGATGACGGTCTTCCTGCTGTTCTTCGCCGCGGTGACGGTGATGGGCTTCCTGGCCTCCCGCTGGCGCCGGGCCGCGGACGCCGAGCACCTGCACGAGTGGGGGCTGGGCGGCCGGAGCTTCGGCACCTGGATCACCTGGTTCCTGCTGGGCGGCGACCTGTACACCGCGTACACGTTCATCGCGGTGCCGGCGGCGATCTACGCGGCGGGCGCGGCGGGCTTCTTCGCGGTGCCGTACACGATCATCGCGTACCCGCTGGTGTTCCTGTTCCTGCCCCGGCTGTGGTCGGTCTCGCGGGTGCACGGGTACGTGACGCCGGCGGACTTCGTGCGCGGCCGGTACGGCTCGCGCGGGCTGTCGGTGGCGGTGGCGCTGACCGGCATCCTGGCGACCATGCCGTACGTGGCGCTGCAGCTGGTGGGCATCCAGGCGGTGCTGGACGTGCTGGGCGTGGGCGGCAGCGGCAACTGGTTCCTGAAGGACCTGCCGCTGTTCATCGCGTTCGGCGTGCTGGCCGCGTACACGTACTCCTCGGGGCTGCGGGCGCCGGCGCTGATCGCG is part of the Kitasatospora cineracea genome and harbors:
- a CDS encoding DUF3311 domain-containing protein, with product MSSSQVPAPGAPPVVSPARVLAGLCLLVPIVVVLWVPSYSKTSPEFGGLPFFYWYQLMWVPVSALFTGAAYLLIRRDEAARKAASAGSGPALPARPSDGGLS